The following DNA comes from Bdellovibrionota bacterium.
TACGGATGATCGTGGCGTACTGAGAGGCTTTCAAAATGAAAAAGTCGCTCTAAGAAACCCACTGGTTAAGTTCCTTTTGGAAAAAGAAAATGTAGTTGAGAATTTAACTGAGTTCGTAAACAAAACAATGGAAGAGCTCAGAGCTTCTGGAAATAGATATTCTATCAAAAAATGGGATCTTGCGGGTTTTGATGCAGCTATCGTTCCTATTTATATCGAAAATGATTTTGTTGGAACTGTGGTTTCGGTTGGCTTCTTTAAAGACAACGCAGACACAGATAGACTAAAGGAAGTAAGAGAGAGATTTGCGACATTTGCAGCTCCCTTAGACCTTATTGAAAAATCATTAACATCAATCAAGAGCATCAAAGACGAAGATAGACAGCATTTCTTTGAACTTGTAGAGTTGGTTGCTCAAGAGATCGTGACTCTTCATTTAGAAATTTCATCACGTGAAAATAGAATTACAGAGTTAAACAAAGAATTAGGCGTGAGATACAAATACGACAACATGATTGGTAAGTCTAAGCCTATGCAAGAACTCTACTCTCTTCTTGATAAAATCAAGAGCGCGGAAAGTACAGTTCTCGTACAAGGTGAAAACGGTACTGGTAAGGAATTGATCGCAAAAGCCATTCACTACAATTCTCCTCGTAAAGATAAGTCTTTCGTGATTCAGAACTGTTCTGCTTTCAACGATAACTTATTAGAGTCAGAATTATTCGGTCACGTAAAAGGATCGTTCACTGGCGCGTTTAAAGATAAAAAAGGTTTATTTGAACAAGCCCACAAAGGCACATTCTTCCTGGATGAGATCGGTGACACTTCACCAACGATGCAAGTAAAACTTCTTCGCGTACTTCAAGAAGGTACCTTCACTCCAGTAGGTTCTACGGAACCAAGACGCGTGGATGTTAGAATCATCGCGGCGACGAATAGAGACCTTAAAGAGATGGTAGAAAAAGGAACGTTCAGAGAAGACTTATACTATCGCTTGAACGTTATTAACTTAAGAGTTCCACCTTTAAGAGAAAGAAAAGAAGATATTCCAATCCTTATTGAACACTTCTTGGACAAGTCTCATGTTGAAGGACAAGAAAAGAAAATTATCACCAAGCGTGCATTAGAAAAACTTTATGACCACACTTGGCCAGGTAACATCAGAGAGTTGCAAAACGAAATCGAAAGATTGGTAGTTCTTGCCGGTAGCGAAACAAAGATCGCAGCCGAAATGCTCTCTGGAAGAATTATGGAAGATGCGAACAAGGCAAAGGTTCAAGGCACAAGACTTCAAGGGAAGTTAAAAGATGCCCTTGAAGAACTTGAAATTGAAATGATCAGAGAAGGCTTAAGAAGAACAGGCTGGAACAAGTCAAAACTTGCGAAGGAACTTGGTATCTCAAGAGCAGGTCTCATCATGAAAGTCGAAAAATACGGACTCGATAAGAGAAGATTAGCAAAATAACGCAACCCTTTGGAAAAGGTGCGGCTCACCTTTTCTTGTAATCACTTCAAAAAATATTAAAAGTTCGGCACTTAGAAGGCCGAACTTTCTTTTTTTGTAATTCCAACAAATTCATTATTTCATATTAATATCGATACCTTATAAGATACGCATGTGCCCTTTTTTTACACTTAAAAATAGGCACGGCATTTGTATTATACAGATCCGTTACTAGAAGTAAGATCGCTTAGGGTGGAAAAACGGATGAATATTTTCGAAGCTACTACAAAGGTTTCTAAAATCGCAGAACAAAAATATGGATGCTCTGTAGAGTTTGTTTATTTTGGTCAGAATGCTGATCATAATGATGATTCTTACAACTCCGTCTTTGAAACCATTCAAAGAAATGTAGGCGCACAATTTGTAATTGCCAAAGGCGCGATCCTTGTTCCTGTTTATGTTGATGGAGAAATTTTTGGCTCTATCGTGATCAAAGATGGAATGAACGTTGATCCTCTAAACTTCGAAGACCTACATATTTTTCTCGATACTACTCTTAAAGATTTCATCATTAAAAAAGAAAAATTAAGAAGAATAAAAATCGAAGAATCCATTATCAAAGCAAACAAGATGAAGGAAAGCTCGAGCAACGTCATTCCGCTTTTCAAAAACATGAACGATGATATCGTTCTTTCATTGACTCGAAGTTACGAAGAAAAAACTACAGACATCGAAACTAAAAACGACAAGGTGTGGAGATCCGCACTTTTCTTGACGGGTGGCGATTATACGCAAACAAGAGCCATCGCACACGACATCCATTCACTACTAAATCGAAACGCATTTGTTCCTTATAGTGTTTTAGAAATGAATTCTCCAAGGTTTTCTGAAAATCTGCCAAGTTTGGGGAGAATTTCTATCTACATTCCGGAAATTCTAGATTTATCTCAAAACGAGGCTGCTGAAATCTTCAACTTCATTAAAAATCTCTCAAGTAGAGAACATCCATTCTTTATTATTTCTTCACAAAAATCTTTTGATGAAATTCAGAAAGAAGCCCTTCTAGACCCGGAGCTTATCAGTGCACTTAAGTTGTTCCACTTGGAGTTCCAAGGTAAGTCCAATCTTAAAGACTTTTACAGTCTTTTATTGCTAGACCCAGAAACTCAACATCAGTAATCACGTTCTTGCGGACTCTGTCTGATCACCCATTTTCGTCTTGTTTTTGCTCTCTCCTTCTGTCAGCATAATAACTGGCAAAATATCTTTAGGGAATGAGACGGAAAAATGACTTTAATCACAGACGACAAAGTTCAAGAGCTTAAGTTTTATGGATTTGTTTCCAAGACTCTTGGCAATACTCCATTTCAGATCTTTCAGCTCGCTGGCGACGCTTCTAATCGCAAATATTACCGCGTGGTAACAGAAGACAAGTCTTGGGTTCTGATGGACTGGGAACCCTTTAGCGAGAACGTAGATGACTATCCATTGTTGAGCGTCCTTAAGCATTTTGAAAAACACAACATTCATACTCCAAAGATCGTCGCCAAATCTCCAAAAGAAGGACTTCTTATGCAGGAAGACCTGGGCGATTTGACTTTAGAAAGAAAGTTTTGGGAAAATCAAAATCAAGAAGCCATCATTCCTTTCTACAAGCAGGCTCTGGACGAAATCATAAAGATCCACTACCCCGCATCTCTAGATAAAACAAACTGCCATGCTTTTAAAATTGCCTTTGATACAGAAAAACTTTTGTGGGAAATGAACTACGCTTACAAAAACCTCTTAGAAGGTTTGTGCGAAATCAAATTCACCACAAACGAAAGCAAAGAACTCCAAGCTGACTTTGTTGATATTTGTAAAACTCTCGATAAAGAAGAAAAATTTATTTCACACAGAGATTATCATTCGAGAAATCTTATGATTAAACTTGGAAAAATGAGAGTGATTGATTTCCAGGACGCGAGACTTGGTCCGGTCCAGTATGATTTAGTGAGCTTACTTAAAGACTCTTATGTGGATCTTGACCCTAATATTTCTGAAAAGCTTTTAAAATATTACTTAGAAGAAAGAGCAAAAATTTATAAGCCCATTGAAGATCTTAAGCATTTCAATTACATTTATGAAATTCAAAGCATCCAAAGATGCTTTAAAGCTTGCGGAAGTTTTTCTAGTTTCTTTGTGGCCAGAAAAGATACAAGGTATCTAAAGTACATTCATAATACATTGCTCAAGGTTAAAGATAGTTTAGAAAAAAATCCTAAGTACGAAAACTTCTTAACAATTCTATCTGATCATAAAGTGTTTGATAAACATTTCACTGATAGCTAGGCCAAATACCCAAGAGGGTCTTTAAGATGAACTTACAAATTTTATCCGCAGGACTTGGCACAAGATTAAAGCCTATAACCGAGAAAATTCCAAAGCCAGCTCTTCCGATTTTGAATGTGCCAATGTTTTTTTATTCCCTTCATTATTTTGATAAGAAGAATTTTAATAATATCGTTGTGAATACTTTCCACTTAGAAAATGAATTGCAAAAGACTCTCTCAAAATTCGATCCAGATCTTAAATTCGTAAGTGACGGGAAAGAGGTTCTCGGAACTGGGGGCGGAATAGAGAGTGTGCGCCCAAGCCTTGAGGGTGACGATTACTTCTGGGTTGCGAATGGTGATTGTGTATTCTTGTCGGATGACAATTTTGTTGAGCTTGCGGAAAAGAATCATAAGTTAAAAAAACCGATCGCTACCCTCGTTGTTATGGAACATCCTGATGTTGGAACAAAGTTCGGCGGTGTTTGGGTGGATAACGAGGATCGAGTTCTCGATATCGGCAAAACAAAGCCCGCCAATGCAACAAAGGGCTATCACTTTACTGGCTTTAGAATTTTATCTGATGAAATTTTTAAATTTCTACCGCAAGGTCCTTCTGAGCTTTTTGATTCTCTAAAGACTGCGATGCGAGAAGGTCATCAGGTTCATATCTATAAAACTACCGGGCATTTTTTTGAGACGGGAAATCAAAAAGATTTTCTAGATTGCACTAAGAGCGTGCTGAGGTTCTTAAAAGAAAAAAGATATTCTAATTTCTTAACTTCATTATTAAAAAAATACACTCCTGAAAGCCGTTTGAATGATTTGTCCATTGATCTAAAACTTCCGCCGCACGATAACCTCGAATATCTATTTGTCGATAAAAATTTTACTCTTTTTAATGACTGCACACTTGAAGGGTTTTTAGTTGTCGGAAAGAATGCCGTGATCAAGGAGCGCTGCTCTCTAAAAAACGTTGTCATCCTTGATGATCAAATCATTGCCGAGAATTCCGAAATTTCTGATACGATTATTTTTTAGAGTTTTTTATAAGACAAAGCCTTAGTTAAAAACCCAATTCTTTTGCGAGTAAGCTCGGCGCCCATTGGAACAATATTTTCCATCGGGTTATCGATATAGTTCTTGTAGAATGGTTCGTGGAAGTCTTTTGGAAATTCCTGAATTGTCCAATTTAACTTTGGGTCGTCATTCATCTGCAATGAATCTACAATTCCCATGTATCCATCTTTTTTAAGAACTCTTAGAGACTCTGCAACAACTTTCTCACGCACCTCTTTAGGCAACTCATGGAATAAGTAAACGCTGTAGACAGCATCGAAAGTTTCGTCTTTAAAATGGAGATCTTCACCAAGGCCTTGAACAAAGTTAATACTAGGATACTTTTTTAAATTTTCTTGCGCCGTTTTTAAGTATGTTGGGCTAAGATCAAGGCATGTGATCTTTGCTTCTGGAAAAGTTTTTAAAACAGAGTCGGTTGCACTTCCCGTTCCAACGGCGATTTCGAGAATATTGAGCTTCTTGTTGGATCTCGTACCGAAGTGTCTTTTCATGTCTTTTAAAAAGAGCCTTCTCATCGCATGAGCTGTGCCTTTAAAAAGCAATTCCACCTGATGATCGTAGATTTGCGCAGAGGTTTCGCCGAGATATCCGTCCGTTTGAAAATGGAAATTTCGTTGATAGTATTCTGGAAGATCTTCTGCAAATTTCTGGGCTTCTTTAGAAAAGCTTTTAGTTTTTTTATTGATTCTTCTGTAAGCGACTTTCAACACATCCAAATAAACTTTTTGAAGATTCTTGAAGTGCACAAACGGATTTCCAGGAGCAAGAACGCTGGCAGGATAAATATTTTCTTCGATACACTGAGAATCGTATTCAAAAAGCTTATCTACAGACTTCGTCAGATAATCAATATCAGCCTGAGTAACGGGATAACGATTCTTTTTATTTTTTAAGAGATAATTCACTCCAATTAGCGGAAGTGATTCTACAAAGTAAACGCCAGATCTTAGATGTTGATATGCTTTAAGTATCTTTTCCATAAGGTATTTTTAACTCAAAATATTTTAATTTCCATCATAAATGAGGACTTTTGACTAAATATTAAAGAGCTACCAGGTTGGGTTGTTTCAATTGTAATTAACGCGAATTGGAAGTTTCTGCGGCTAACGCATGCTTTCAATGGGACTTAGCCTTTGCCTCGCTTCTTGTGGCCGATAGAGCTTTCGTGTTTATCAGCAATTTTTGCTCCATAGTTTTCTTCTATGACAAGAAGATAGTCGCTAATTAAAGTATCTCTATCACCCGTAATGTGGTTCATTTCGGTAAGAAATCTATTAAGTAAGTTTTTGTTAGAAATTTTGTTGTGATGAATAAGGTGCTTAATATCATCACGATCTTTACCGAAACAACGAGGAATTTTCATTAGTACAATATCAGAGGGGTCTGGAACTAGAATATTTAAATATTTTAATGAAAGTTCTCGGTATTGAACAAATCGATCCTCCATCCCGTGGGGTCCTTCTGCAACTGTAGATGTTGATAGCGGAACTTGAAATCCTACTTTCTGCTCTGCCTTTTCCCATGCAACTTCCAACTCGCGAGATATAGTTGCGTAGGTATCTACGTCTATAGTCGCCCTCGGGCTAAGATACTTTACAACTACTGCTGCGCCTCCAATTAGAATTAGATCTGTCTTTTGGGTTAAATTTTTATCAGCTTCAATAATTATCTGATCAAGTATTTTTTTATTAAACAAATTTTTCCCACTTTCTAAATCGTGTAAAATAATCTTCTAGCGAGCCAAAAGAAAAAACATTCCATTTTTTTCCTACTAAATTATTCTTTGATTTTAGGACCTCTAAAGCTCTACGAGAAGGTTTTTCCTTGCTCATGTATAAAGGTAAAAAATTCTTTTCGTAAAAAGAATTTGTAAATTCGTTTATATTTTTATTTTTTCTGTATTCAGCTCCTAATTCCAAATAAAAGCCAAGAAGTTGATATAAATACTCTGCATCCATTTGAGCTAACAATCGAGCCCTGTTAAATAGTTTAAAATTCTTCAGCAAAAAGAACGGCATAACTGAGTCGAGCAACCCATCATCTTTAGAAAATTTCAGACCCCACTTTGTGGTTTCTTCTAAGCTCATTGTTACAGGCACTGACTTGTCATATAAAAGAGGTGCTTTATAATAGGCTAGGTGATTACAAACACTTTCGTAATCAGGTGTTTTCCCAACGACCGCCAATTCGACATTCAATACAACGGAAACTTTTTCCAAGGTATTCCCCTCAAAATTTTCTCCATGTAAGAAATTATACAAAGACGTGCGAGAAACCCCAGCCTTCTCTGCAAGGGATTTCATTCCATAAACTTTCATCATGTCTTTTAGCAAATCTAACTTCATAAGTTTCATTATATACTTTATCGGTATTTATGTCCATTATATTGAACATAGTTAAATTATTGATTTTGATTGATATTTTTAATAAAACTAATTTTTATAGAACAAGTTTATGTCAAATAATATTTAATCGCCTCATAAATAATTTTTTTTCTTCCAATAAACAAAAATGAGATTTCTTAAGGCCCTTTTTAAGAAGATCATAATCTTTTGTTATATATAAAGGATCTTTTAAACCATCATGAAAAAATAATTTTAATTGTATCGCTCTTATTCTTTTTAAATTTTCTAACGCAAATATTCTCCCGTTCATTTGGCTTCCATTAGTTATCCAAGAAGTTTTTGAATCAAGCTTAACCTTGAGAATTTTCTAGAGAAAAAATAAAGAGGTATCATTCTCTTCTATAAAATAATGAAATCTGATTCGGTTTTGATTTGGAAATCATTTTTTCTAATTAAATCTTTTAATTCAAATCGTATATTGTCAAACTTTGGACAGGATACTAGATGTGCCCGTCGAATAGAGTGCCTTTTATACATTAAATCTATCGCCATATGGCAGCCAAAAGAGTGTGCCACTATAGTCTCAACTTTAAAAGAATATTTTTTTTCTAGAAGAGAAATAAATTTAAAAATTTTTTCTGACTAGATTTATAATTTAAAATAATTTTTGAATCGACTTTGTAATGATTGGGTAAATCCATTAAAACAACGTTTTTTGATGTTGCTTTAAAAATATTGCGAGATAGATCTATTAGATAATCCGAACTAAGTCCCGGGCCTCCGGGAATAATCAAAATACAATTTTGAGTGGCTTTAGAATTATTTTTCCAAATTCTAGGTCTAATTAAATTTTTTGAATCGTAAATTGATTGCATTGTTAATTTTCTTTACTAATTAAATATAATTTTTATTGAACCTTTTGGCGGCAAACAAGAAAACCATTCCGCAAAACGCACCTCTAATAATTAATTCTGTGGTAATTGATACTTTGCTGAAAACAAAGCCCACTGCAAACTCCCCTAAAGCAATTACCAATAGCATTAAAATGTTTCTTGCGCTCACTACGCCCGCAATAAATTCAGGAGGAGTATTCTTTTGAATTTCTGCTGTGATTAAATGAAAAATACTCCAATAACTAAAATATAAAAGAAAAATACCTACCAGCAAAACGTTTGATCCCACTTGAGTTGATATAAAAGCAAACGCTAGTGCCATGCCCAGCCAATGCAGGTAATTGTACTTTTGAAAAAAACAGTATTTTTAAAAGCACCAGAAAGCCAAACGCATAGACCGTAAATTGCGTAGAAATACGGAATCTTATTGTGATCTGCTCCAACAATTCTAACTGTTAGCATATTTAATCCCGTTACGGATAAAGCCAACAAAAGATCATAGATTTCTGAAGCTTTGGTATATTTAAATAAATAAGTAAATTTTTTGAGAAAGTTTTCTTCGCTTTTCTTAAAAGAACCATCATCTGCAATAAAGAGTAGTAAGATTCCTCCGATTAAAAAGCTAAACATGTCGATGAATATGACTTCTCGAAAACTAAAATTGTTAAGTAAATAAATACTAAGAATAGATGCAATTAAAAAAGAGCCATGAGTAACCTTATTAAGCCAGGCCGCTGTATTTATATTCGATTGCAAACTTTCATTGGAAAATAATTTTGTTAACTTTCCTCTTGGCCCGTTTTGAATAGCAATCAAACTTGCACGCAACGATGAAAAAATAATAAAATACCAAAATAACTCTGGTCCCTTTTTCCATAGAACCAAGATAACATACGAAAGAGTTGCGCATACAATCTCAGTTATAATCAGAAGTTTTTTTGATGAATACCTATCGCCCATATCTCCCCAAAAAACTGGCAAGCAACTGTCGAGAGTCTAGTAAATCCTATGACTAAACTCATATCTAGAATCGGATAGTTATTTTTCATCATGAAACCAATTAAACAAATTTGAAATATCAAGCTCCCAACCGAGCTAAAAAATGTAGATAAATAAAAAAGAGAAATGGCCAAGCTGCCCCCATTATTGTAGAGATTGTTCTTTCGTTGTTTAAAAGTTTTGAAACTCAAACAGAATATCTTGGTATCATAATGCCCTTAATAAGCCCTTATAAACAAATTTTATATAAATATTTCAAATTCGAAAAATGATATTTTTGGCAAAAATCATCGTATTGGATTTGAGCAAAAATTAAAACTTAAAAGCTCTTTTGATTGATTGGCCTCTTTATTGCTATGTTGGCTATATGGAAATTTAACATTGACCAAAGGGAGACAAATGAACGTGAAAAAATTATTAAAAATAACATTGGGGTTTTTGTTTTTTGCAACGAGCTTTAAATCAATACCCGTAAAAGCTGAGCAACCAAAAGATGAAACAAAATATAAACCGCATATGGCAAAAAACAAAATCACGAGCTTAGACAACCTTAAGAAGAATGTGAAGTGCGGGAACTTTAATCAATATTGTGATAATAATCCAATTTTTCAAGGCAATGATCATTCTTCTCATTAACCTACTACTTATTCTTAATGTAACTATTGCTGGAGCAAAAATGGATAAAATCAATTTTTTTCTTGGGTATACAGGCAAGCCACCCTATGACGAAAACGCTCCAGCAGAAGTTTTATCTACGTTTCAACAGGCGGTTTTAGGCTTATTAGTTGATTACGACGAAGATCTTAAGCTCAAGCCATCCCTGTTGGAAAGCTGGTACTGGGATTTCAAATCCTCAAAATACATTCTTACATTAAAAGATAACATTTATTTTCATAATGGAAGGAGAGCAACAAGTGCAGATTTAGAATATTCTTTAATTCGCGGGTTTTTTTCTAAAAATAAATCTTTTTATCAAATTTACCTTAATAATATTGTAGGTGTTGACAAGGTTAAACCTACTGACAAATTTGAATCTGGTATTATCGAGGGTATAAAAATTGAATCCGACAGAAGTGTTAGCGTTAAAATAACAAATTTCAACCCAACTTGGATTTATGTCTTAACTAGACCATATTTTTCTTTAGTCCCTCGCGAGGCACTCCAAAGCAATAACTTGCTTTGGAAAGATCTTCCCGTAGGCGCAGGTCCGTATAAAATTAAGACGCCTTATGCAAATGGCTCTATTGAAATTGAAAAAATCGATAAAAATGTCAACGGCCCTTCACATGTTATTCTTCATACCGAATATAATGAAAAAATTAAATACGATCTCAGCCTTAAAGAACTACCAGATAGAAATACATATGAAGTATTACAATCAAAATATCCATTGGTGATCTGGGGCATATTTTTTAATAATGTTAATGATCTTGGTAGTAATAAGGATTTTAAAAAAGCAGTAATGTATGCAATTGATAGGACAGAAATTATCGCCGGAGATAGTTCTGCAAAGCCTGCGTATGAGCCTTTAACATCTCTAATCTGGGGCCGCAACAATACTAAATATAATCCAGATCTCAAAAAATCATTATCTTATATTGAAAAAATAAAAAATTATCCAAAGAACGAAAAAATAAAAATTCCCGTGTTTAGCGGGACTAAAATCACTGAATCAAGACAAAAGAAGCTAGACATAATTTCTAAACAATTAAAAATGATTGGGTTAAATGTAGAATTTTTTGCAACTTCTGAAAAATTTATTTCTAGAGATGTTGCCAAATCTAGTCCTTTTATTATTTCTGGTAGAGTCGCCAATATGTTGGATCCCTTGTTAATGTTTGCTTCTTACCGTAAAAATTCACCCTACGAGTTTGAAAGTCCAAAAGATGACTCAGCGTTTGAAAATTTATATACACACGCTTTAAATACTAAGGATGAAAAGCCTAGATTAAAAGCGATTCAAAATTTATCGAAACACGTTACAGACGAAGCAATTATGATTCCTATGTTAGAAATTAAATCTGAATTTTTCTATCAAGAAAAATCCATTAAATCTATCGGAAATCAATTTAAAGCTCAAACTTTAGATCTTTCGAAAGTTATATTGAATGACTAAATTCGATGGAAAATATTTATTAGGTGATAATGGTGTTGCAGCTACTAGAGAAATTAGCTCAACATTATTGCAAAGTTTTTTAAAAAATGCTGAAACAGCTTTAAATAAGAAATTTGCAAAATACCGCCCGTGGATGAGTTGTCCAAACGCATATTCTTACTTCTCTCAGTACTCCAAGGATTTGGAATTTGGTGAAGCAGGACATATACATTCTTTAGAAACAGCTAAAATTCTTAGTGAAGCTTTTTATGAAAGCGAAGAGCTGCCTTTTGGCCTAGTACACAAGATTAAAACCCACTTTAAAATTGATACAAAACAAGATTCTCTACACAAATTTAAAAATATAGTAGATGCCTCTTTAAAATTTCTTAATTTATCAGAGTTATTCAAATTGAGACTCGATTTTTTAGCATTGGAATTCATATCCTTGTTCCAACATACAGATAAAGTAAGAATTGATGGCGTCGGCAGAAGCGTACATTGGTATATAGGTGGTATATTTGTAGGATTACCTCAGAAACCAAAATTCTACGCGGAGGAGCTTGCAATCAATATTGCGCATGAGATTGGTCATCAAAGCTTTATGGTTTATCAAAATGCAGATAGAATTATTAACTCCGATTTTAATGAACTTATCTACTCCCCAATACGCA
Coding sequences within:
- a CDS encoding phosphotransferase, encoding MTLITDDKVQELKFYGFVSKTLGNTPFQIFQLAGDASNRKYYRVVTEDKSWVLMDWEPFSENVDDYPLLSVLKHFEKHNIHTPKIVAKSPKEGLLMQEDLGDLTLERKFWENQNQEAIIPFYKQALDEIIKIHYPASLDKTNCHAFKIAFDTEKLLWEMNYAYKNLLEGLCEIKFTTNESKELQADFVDICKTLDKEEKFISHRDYHSRNLMIKLGKMRVIDFQDARLGPVQYDLVSLLKDSYVDLDPNISEKLLKYYLEERAKIYKPIEDLKHFNYIYEIQSIQRCFKACGSFSSFFVARKDTRYLKYIHNTLLKVKDSLEKNPKYENFLTILSDHKVFDKHFTDS
- a CDS encoding DUF6036 family nucleotidyltransferase, which codes for MFNKKILDQIIIEADKNLTQKTDLILIGGAAVVVKYLSPRATIDVDTYATISRELEVAWEKAEQKVGFQVPLSTSTVAEGPHGMEDRFVQYRELSLKYLNILVPDPSDIVLMKIPRCFGKDRDDIKHLIHHNKISNKNLLNRFLTEMNHITGDRDTLISDYLLVIEENYGAKIADKHESSIGHKKRGKG
- a CDS encoding class I SAM-dependent methyltransferase, yielding MEKILKAYQHLRSGVYFVESLPLIGVNYLLKNKKNRYPVTQADIDYLTKSVDKLFEYDSQCIEENIYPASVLAPGNPFVHFKNLQKVYLDVLKVAYRRINKKTKSFSKEAQKFAEDLPEYYQRNFHFQTDGYLGETSAQIYDHQVELLFKGTAHAMRRLFLKDMKRHFGTRSNKKLNILEIAVGTGSATDSVLKTFPEAKITCLDLSPTYLKTAQENLKKYPSINFVQGLGEDLHFKDETFDAVYSVYLFHELPKEVREKVVAESLRVLKKDGYMGIVDSLQMNDDPKLNWTIQEFPKDFHEPFYKNYIDNPMENIVPMGAELTRKRIGFLTKALSYKKL
- a CDS encoding sigma 54-interacting transcriptional regulator, with protein sequence MINWDEFEHIHVIKKLKHILSAWWNVDTVFTDDRGVLRGFQNEKVALRNPLVKFLLEKENVVENLTEFVNKTMEELRASGNRYSIKKWDLAGFDAAIVPIYIENDFVGTVVSVGFFKDNADTDRLKEVRERFATFAAPLDLIEKSLTSIKSIKDEDRQHFFELVELVAQEIVTLHLEISSRENRITELNKELGVRYKYDNMIGKSKPMQELYSLLDKIKSAESTVLVQGENGTGKELIAKAIHYNSPRKDKSFVIQNCSAFNDNLLESELFGHVKGSFTGAFKDKKGLFEQAHKGTFFLDEIGDTSPTMQVKLLRVLQEGTFTPVGSTEPRRVDVRIIAATNRDLKEMVEKGTFREDLYYRLNVINLRVPPLRERKEDIPILIEHFLDKSHVEGQEKKIITKRALEKLYDHTWPGNIRELQNEIERLVVLAGSETKIAAEMLSGRIMEDANKAKVQGTRLQGKLKDALEELEIEMIREGLRRTGWNKSKLAKELGISRAGLIMKVEKYGLDKRRLAK
- a CDS encoding NDP-sugar synthase, translated to MNLQILSAGLGTRLKPITEKIPKPALPILNVPMFFYSLHYFDKKNFNNIVVNTFHLENELQKTLSKFDPDLKFVSDGKEVLGTGGGIESVRPSLEGDDYFWVANGDCVFLSDDNFVELAEKNHKLKKPIATLVVMEHPDVGTKFGGVWVDNEDRVLDIGKTKPANATKGYHFTGFRILSDEIFKFLPQGPSELFDSLKTAMREGHQVHIYKTTGHFFETGNQKDFLDCTKSVLRFLKEKRYSNFLTSLLKKYTPESRLNDLSIDLKLPPHDNLEYLFVDKNFTLFNDCTLEGFLVVGKNAVIKERCSLKNVVILDDQIIAENSEISDTIIF
- a CDS encoding ABC transporter substrate-binding protein; its protein translation is MDKINFFLGYTGKPPYDENAPAEVLSTFQQAVLGLLVDYDEDLKLKPSLLESWYWDFKSSKYILTLKDNIYFHNGRRATSADLEYSLIRGFFSKNKSFYQIYLNNIVGVDKVKPTDKFESGIIEGIKIESDRSVSVKITNFNPTWIYVLTRPYFSLVPREALQSNNLLWKDLPVGAGPYKIKTPYANGSIEIEKIDKNVNGPSHVILHTEYNEKIKYDLSLKELPDRNTYEVLQSKYPLVIWGIFFNNVNDLGSNKDFKKAVMYAIDRTEIIAGDSSAKPAYEPLTSLIWGRNNTKYNPDLKKSLSYIEKIKNYPKNEKIKIPVFSGTKITESRQKKLDIISKQLKMIGLNVEFFATSEKFISRDVAKSSPFIISGRVANMLDPLLMFASYRKNSPYEFESPKDDSAFENLYTHALNTKDEKPRLKAIQNLSKHVTDEAIMIPMLEIKSEFFYQEKSIKSIGNQFKAQTLDLSKVILND